Within the Leptospira licerasiae serovar Varillal str. VAR 010 genome, the region AAGAGACAACGCTGTAAAAGCTTTCGAATTTTCAGTGTTGGATTTCCTACCGAAGCCGATCACAAGAGAAAGATTCGGGATTTCTATCCAAAGATATCTTTCTTCACATCCGAATGTATTCTCTCCAAAAGGAATCCCTCTCAAAAAAGAAGAAGGGATCAATCTAATCGAACCTGAAAATATAGTATTCGCAAGATCGGAAAGAAATTACGCAAGATTATTCACAAAAGACGGAAGTGTAGAGAAGGTCAGAAAAACCTTGGACCAACTCCAAAAAGATTTGGAAGCTCATGGATTTTTCAGAGCCCACAGAAGTTATTTGGTCCGGTTGGACGAAGTCAAAAAGATCTTATTTAAGACGCCAACTACCTACCGACTTCTACTTCATACGGATCATAGTATTCCCGTTAGTCGATCTCAAGGAAGCAAACTTCTCTCAATATTCAAAAATTCGAATCACAAGGTGTTAGGTCTGCCGTGAAAAACTTCTATGTTGCAATTCGATTTAGGACCAAAAACTTTATATTATCTATAAAGAAACATTTTCAGATACTAAGAGAAGTAAAGAACAACGAAGAATTCATACGGTCCGCTTATTTCGAAGTGTATCTTATACTCAGATATCTGTTTCCATTTCTATTCATAGTTTATATTCCCTTCGCGGTCTTAGACTGGACCGACTTCCTGAAAAATTCCGGATACTTCCCTCTCTTGATCTATAACTCAATTTTTATTCCCGGTTGTTTTCTTTTTACCGCTCTACTCAATTTTCCGATCCTAAAAAACGAAAACAGCAGAAGATGGATCACAGTAGCCGGAACCTTATTTTTAACTTCCGCAGGAACAGCGATGAACCTGCTGATCTTTCAATTCGGGACGGATATTTCGCTATTTGCATTCACTCAGCTCGGCATCGCAGTGCTTCTTCGTTATCCGGATAAAACTAAGAAGATAATCTATTTCACTAATTACGCGGTATTCTTCGTAGCTATGTTCTGGTTAGGAAAAAACTCATCTTTTCTGATCCAGAACTTTTTCTTCACCATGGTCATGACCGTCTTATTGGATCTGATCAGCTTTCTCACCAAGGTGAATTCTTTCCATAAGGAACAATCTATCAGAGATCTGAATCGAAAACTGGTAATGGAATCCATTAAAAAATCTGAAATTTTAAGAATAGCCATCCATGATCTTAAAAGTCCTGTCACAGGGATCTTAAGTTTAGTAGGACTTTATACAAGAGAGCCGAGCCATATTCCCGTAAATCGAGTCGCGTCTTCTTATGCGGATCCGCCTGAAATTTTGGATCATATAGATAGAACTTCCCGCAAAATTTTGGAATCTATCGAAGACGTTTTATATCTAGCAAGTTCAGGAGATACGGAAACGATCGAGAACCGAATCCAAAAATTAAATCCGGAATTATTATTAAGATCGGTAGCCTGTAATCTGAACTTCCTATTCTCCTCTAAGAACATAAGTGTAGAAGACAATCTCTCCGAATATAACTTCTACTTTCAAGCGAATCCTCAGATACTGTATAGAGTATTCGATAACCTACTAAGTAACGCCGCCAAATTCTCTCCTGTAAATTCTGAGATTTCTCTCAAAAGCGAACTCGTCTCGGAAATATATGAGAAAACCCTAATTATCAAAATTGAAGATTCAGGACCGGGATTCCAACCAGAAGACGAAAAAGATATGTTCAGGGAATTTTCTATCCTTTCCGCAAAGCCTACCGGCTCCGAATCCTCAAGCGGGATCGGACTCGCATTGGCTAAAAAGTTATTAGATAGAATGGGAATACGTATCCGCCTAGGTAACTCCGAAACACTCGGGGGTGCCCAGGTAATATTAGAATTTCCGCAATCAAAAGCGAAATAGGGAGTTAAGAACTGGAGGCAAATCAAAATGAAAGATGTGAAGAGAATTTGGTTGGGAGGAATAGTACTAGCGTTATCCGTAACGTCATTTTACTGTAGCCCTGATCAAAATACGAACAATACCCAAGACCTGGCTTTATTAGGAGGACTTTTAGAAACTCCTGAGAAGGGAACCGGAAATCTGGGAGGATTAGATAACACGGATCCGAAAGCCCAAAATATTTTGGACGATCTAACAAGCGTTGTCTATGGATCTTACGATGTAGTGTATATTCCTGGTGCAGTATGTAGCAACGGAACTCCTTACAAAATATTCGTAGATCGTGCAGATGGGATCTTGGATTGGCTGTTAGGATATTCCAGCAGATTGTTGGTATATTTGGAACCTGGAGGCGCTTGTTGGGATTACGAAAGTTGTACGGGACAAACTGGTATCAGAGGAGCTGCAAATCCTAACGGAATTCCTGATAACCATATGAACTTCGGAGCGTTTATAGATCCGAACGTTCCAGGTGGAAGTCCAAATGCGGTGATCTCTCCGATCATATTAAGAAACCACCCTACCGGACAAAATGTGAAAACTTCCAATTGGAACAAAGTGTTTATTCCTTACTGCACCGGAGATGTGTATTCGGGAAATAAGGTTGCAACATATTCGGATCCGACCGGACAAAATCCCCCGATCACCTATCGTCACGTAGGTGCCAAAAATATGGAGTTGGTCATCGATTGGCTGAAAAACAACTTTAACAAACCTAAGGAGATGTTTGTTTCCGGATGTAGCGCAGGGGGAGCCGGCTCTTTGATCAATTATCACTTCATTAGAAAAGCTTTAAGTCCTTCTAAAAGTTATCTATTGAATGATTCAGGACCTATCTTTCCCGCGCCTGGATTCGGTAATCAGTGGCCTTTGCAGCAAAAAATCAAAGATGCCTGGAATACCGAGTATTTTATCGGCAAAGCCCAGCCTGATTTTCCTTCCGTGGACATTCGTGCCGACTATGGAAAGATCAGCGAGGCGCTCGCTCAAAAATATCCGAATGATAAACTGGCGATCACTTTATTCAGAAGAGATGCCAATTATTCAATGTATTCTTATGCAAGATTTTATGGATTGGACGAGAACAATCCTGCAGATAAGGAATACATCATTTCCACTCTCTGGGCACAGGACATCGAGAATTTGAAGGCTCAATACGATAGATATCCGAATCTCGAATATTTTATACCGTATTATAGAAGTATCAATGAAAGCCATTGTACTTCTATTGTGGAATTTACCGGAACTGAAATAGAAAATACCGGAATTACACTCGGGACCTTCATTAACGATTATCTATTAGGAAGTTCCACTTTCAGAAGTTTCTTTGAAAGTGTGAACCCGAACGATGCAAACGTAACGAATTTCTGGTTCGCGTTAGTTAATCTTCTACTATAATCTCTCTCGGAGAAGGCGGACATATTGCCGCCTTCTTTTTTTCATTCTACTTTTAAGCCGCTTTTTCTTCTTTTAAAGGGACAACGTAACCCCAGAAAAGTGCCATCATAATTCCTGCAATGTACATCCAAATGCTGAAAATTGCAGACGGAAGAGCTACCTTAGGACCGAAAAATTGGATCGCAAGAGTCATACCAAGAGTAGTATTTTGGATCGCAACTTCGATAGAGATGGTTCTCGCCTGCTTCTCTGCAATCCCCAATATTTTAGGGAAAAAATAACCTGCTATAAATCCGAAAGTGTTATGAAGAATGACCGCAAATCCCACTAAAAGGACCATTTCTATAAAATTGTCCCTGTTCTTATAAGTTACAAAAGCGACTACGAAAACTAAAAACAGAATGGAGAATATTTTATAAGGAGTCTCTATCTTCTGAGCAAAGTTAGGGAACTTATGTTTTACAGCCATGCCGATCGAAATCGGAAGGACAATGATCACCACAACAGTCTTAAGCATTTCCACAAAGGAGATCTGCATAACACTGGAACCGGTTGAATCCAATAACGAACCGAAAAATGCGACGATCACTGGTGTCAACAACGGACAGAGAAGTGTGGAAAGTGCCGTGATCACAACAGCAAGAGCAACGTCTCCCTTTGCCAAATAATTGATCAAATTAGAAGTAGTCCCACTAGGGCAAGATCCTACAAGAATGACGCCTAACGCGAGTTCGTATTCCAAACCTAAGATCAATACGACCGCGTATGCTGCCAAGGGCATGATGACGAAATGGCCCAAGGTACCGACCAAAGTTTGGAGAGGAGTTGTAAAAATCCGTCTAAAATCTCCGACTGCTAGCCCGAAACCCATTCCGAGCATTACGATTGCCAAAAGAGCCGGAAGTAGCCCCTTTTCGACTGCACCTAGTTGCATGATTCTCTCCTTAACATAACACCTGTTTTATTATTTTTATCACCGAGAAGAATCTCGGCTCTTATTTCCGGGAACGTATCTTACTGACCGGAAAGCCCTGGGCTGAAAAGCTTTTTTTCTCCCCAGTCCGAACTGGTTTCTAATCCAAAGACCCTAAAATTTTCATCAAATCGTCAAAGGGAACCGTTCCAGTAATCCGACCAATGAAAAGGTCCTGAATCCAAACAATTTCATTTAGTTTGACATAAAACTAAATATTTCCAGAAAAGGAAATATTCTAATACGACCGGAGCGACAAATGCACGTATTATCCCTCTCCGACTCTAAGCCGGGGTTTTTCAAAAGAATATTAGAAAAATGGAAACTATTTAGATTTAATAGAATGATCCGTAATAATTGGCCCGTCTATCATAGGCTCGGCCCCAGATTCGAGTTTGTTTCGGAAGATCTTCTAAGACTAAAAGTCCGATTTCCTTTTAACAATAAAACCAAAGGTTATAATGGATTCCATTTCGGCGGAGCAATCTACGCATTCGTGGATCCATTGTATGTTTACTCTATATCGGAAAGCTTGGGTCCTGAATATCTTGTTTTAGACACAAAAGCAGAGATTGATTTTCTGAAAGCAAGTAATCAAGACCTGATCGCCGAAACGAAAGTTTCTCACGAAGATATAAGATCCATCCGCGAAGAATGCGGAGCTAAAAAGAAAACCTCCCGGATCTATCAAATTGAGATCTTAGATCCGGATGGCCAAAAAGTCGCGATCGTTAAAAAGACAATTTATATCAGGAAACTGAATCCTTCTTTTCCCATAACTTCAAGACTATAAGTCCGGAAATCACTCCGAATATTAGGAACACTGTGCCCAATGTATATTTCAATTGCAGAAGATATCCTATTCCGAAAAGCCAGGCGTATAAGGAAAAAATCGACAATAACCAGATCCTTATTCTGGAATAGAAATTTTTGCGAGCGGATACTCCACCCCATCTTCCCCAGAAGCCAAAAGGGTGCAGCTTGTTTACGAATGCGTCTAATACTTCGTCCGGAACCGGAGCGGTAAGAAAAGTCACTAAAATCGAAACGATTACACTTCCTAATGCAGTGAAAAATAGGAGATAATCCGCGTTTACATCCGGATATACTTTATATAAAATGAATGAAAGAACTAAAGCTGTTCCCATTCCGGATAATTCCGTCCAAGCGTTAGCTCTCCACCAGATCCATCTTAAGATCTGAGGAAGCCCCAAACCGGACGCCATTGCTAAGAAAAATTTCCACGCGGAAGCGATGGAGTTCATTTGGGTTGCTACTAAGATAGCGATTCCCGCCATTAAGACTACCGCAATCCTTCCTGCTACGACAGTTTCTTTGTTTCCGGCATTCGGTTTTAGAAATCTTAAATATAGATCGTTTACTAAATAACTAGCTCCCCAGTTGATATGAGTATCCGCCGTAGACATGAATGCAGCCATCAAACTTACAAACACCAATCCCAAACATCCAGCAGGCAGAACTATCTTCATTAGCACCGGATATGCAATCTCTCTATCCGACTGAACGACACTTCCTGCCGGTTGGAATAGATCCGCATCATGCAAAGGGAATACTACCAAACATACGAGACCCGTTAATACCCAAGGCCAGGTGCGCAAAATAAAATTAGCGATATTAAACCAAAGAGAACCTAATTCCGCATCCCTAGGTGTTTTTGCGGTATGTAATCTCTGCGCTAAATATCCCGATCCGTCCGAATGATATTGGATCCACCACTGTACACCTATGAATATTAGAAAAACTTGAAGAGGAAGTCCATGCTCTTCTTCTCCTATCCTTGGCCAAAAAGAAATGATGGATTCCGATTTTCCGGGATACAGAGTTTCTAATTTGGAATACAGACCTTCTAAACCGCCTACGTATTGGACCGCAAAGACTGCAAATACGACTGCGCCACTTATTCCTAAAGCAAATTGGAATAAGTCCGTCAGGATCACACCTTGGATCCCGCCCATACTACTATAAAAAACTACGACTGAAAAAAGTATAAGTACTGTAAGTGTAGTATTCAAATCTCCTAATATTAAAAAGCTTGGCCAAGCTCCGGAGATAGATCCGAATACTTCTGAGCCAAGCAATACGTTCCAATCTAAGAATGGAGCGGTGATCTTGGACATTGCCTTAAAGACCCAGCCCAATATGATAGAATTAAAAAGGATACTTAAGAAGAATGCTTTTGCTGCTCTTAGGATCGCGGCTCCAGTTCCGGAATATCTTAATTCTACGAATTCAACATCCGTAAGAACTTCTGCCTTTCTCCAGGAGGCGGCAAAGAAAACAGTAATGATCAGATAACCGATCGCCCAACTCCACCAGAGCCAGTTCCCGCCTACGCCATCCGCAGCAACCATGCCAGTAATGACCAAAGGAGTGTCCGCGGCAAACGTAGTCGCGACCATAGAAGTTCCGAGCCACCACCAAGGAAGTTTTCTGTCCGCAACGAAATAAGAACTCAAACTTTCTCCGGCCTTAGAGGAAAGAAGAAGTCCGACCGAAAAAGCAAAAATGATATAAGCTAAGATCAGATACCAATCAATAGGAGAAAAAATGGGGTCCCCCTTCTCCCGAACAAGGGAGAACTCTCCATAAAGATCGGCCGACTTTCCTTGAAAACAAGGATTCTTTCCAGCCTTCCGGATTTGATTTATCTTGATCCCCGCCCCAAGCCCAAAAAGATGGTTGGCAGCGATGGCAAACATAATCGTCCAAAAGTATGGGGGAACATCTGTAGGATCTCCCGATCGCATCCGGAACGTAGCCGGTAGAATCAAACGTTATCATGAAGAAGGCAACCATGTTGTCGTAGTCGTTTCCGCAATGGGACATACGACGGACGAGCTCGTGGACCTTGCCGATAAGATCACTAAAAATCCTCCTAAAAGAGAGATGGACATGTTATTGTCCACAGGGGAGCAGGTTTCTATTTCTCTTCTTGCAATGGCTCTTTGGGATATTGGAGTTCCTGCAAAATCATTCACAGGTTCCCAGATCAAAATGATCACGGACGGAAACTTCTCCAATGCAAAGATCCAAGGAGTAGATCGTTCCAGAATAGACGCAGCATTAAACGAAGGAAACGTTGTGATCGTAGCAGGTTTCCAAGGGATAGACCAAAACGAAAACATCACTACCCTAGGGAGAGGCGGTTCGGATACTTCTGCGGTAGCGTTAGCCGCCGTACTTGGCGCAAAAGAATGTGAGATTTATACTGATGTGGACGGGGTTTATACCGCCGATCCAAGAGTGGTTCCCCAAGCCACTAAACATTCTCAAATCACTTATGAGGAGATGTTGGAACTTGCAAGCCTAGGCGCTGGTGTTCTTCATTCCAGAAGTGTGGAGTTGGGAATGAATTACGATGTCGTCATTCATGTACGTTCCAGCTTTAATAATAATCCGGGAACTTTGGTTGTAAACGAGGACAAAATTATGGAAAAATTGAAAGTAAGCGGAGTCACCGCAAAGAACGACCAAGCCAGAATTACAATCGCGGATGTTCCTGATAAACCGGGGCTTGCAGCAGTTCTATTCGGAGATCTAAGCTCCAAGGATATTCTTGTAGATGTGATCGTTCAATCTTCTCCTTATAATGGAAGGAATACTATCTCTTTCACTATTCCTAAAAAAGATCTAGGCCAGGCGCTTCCAATTTTGGAATCCTTCTCCAATTCTCAGGGAGCAAAAAAGCCGGAGATAAACGAAGAGATTTCTATCGTTTCTGCAGTAGGGATCGGAATGAAATCCCATGTAGGAGTCGCCGCTCAAATGTTCAAAGCTCTGGCAGAAAAAGAGATCAATATCGAAATGATCTCCACTTCAGAGATCAAAATATCCTGCGTGATCCCAAGAATTCATGCAGAAACTGCCGTAAACAAGATCCACGAGACCTTCGGGCTTTCGAAAAACGGTTGAACAAGAGAGGATCGGGAGCATCCTTTTCCCTGTGTTAGGATTTTTTCCCGCATCCTCAGCTTCGATTTCGCGCAAACTCGCCTTATTCTCCGGTTTAGTTTCTCTAAGTGTATTCACTTCGGAGATCCGGCCAGCAGAATCCCTAAATAAGATCATTGCAACCGTTGGAAACCAATCCATCAGCGAGTTGGATTTCGACGATGCTCAAGATAAATACCAAAAACTTACCAAATACCTCAAAAACGAGGATATGAGAAAATCTTTACGCACTCGTATCATAGATTTTTTAATCGATAGAGCGGTAGTGGATTCCATTGCAGAAGACGAATCCATCCAAGTGAATGAAAAAAGATTAGAAAGCGAGATCGAAAAAAGAATGGAGTTTATGGGAATCACCTCTCGTAAACAATTCGAAAAGGCGGTCGAGTCCAGCTCCGGAATGTCTTACGAGCTTTGGTATACGGAACTTCCTTATCAGATCAAAAAAACTCAGCTCATGCAATACAAGGTGCCGAATCACCCACCGTCGGACAAAGATATTCGTACATGGTATGCTCAAAATAGAGAGAAGGTAGGATTCGAAGTCCAATACAGACAGATCGCAATCTCTCCCAATAATGATTCCATTACCGAAGAATCCAGAATCCACAAAGAAGCGACCGAGATTAAAAAGAATGTTCTGTCAGATCCTGCTTCTTTCGGGTTGATCGCAGGTTCTCCTAGAAATACGGATGCAAACTTAAGAGCCAGAAAAGGACTTATGGATTGGGTTTCTTCTTTCGAACTATATAAGACGAATCGTTCCGTTGCAGTTGCATTATCTACCGTTCCTGTCGGTTCCGTTTCGGAAGTATTCAGAGACGAAAGAAAACGTTATTGTATCGTCAAGGTAGAAGGTAAAAGACCCACTCCTTTAGAGAACGTTCGCCAAGGGATCATAAATCTTCTCGGCCGCGAAAAAGAAGACGAAAATTTTATAAAATGGGTAAGAGAATCTAGGTCCACTGTGCCGATACAGATCTTCGACGAAGCGTATAAAAAAGAGAACAAGATCCCGGACCAACAAGAGACCTTCACCCTGGATTAAGTTCTGAAATCTTCAGCGAAACAAATCCTATAGAATATGAAATTCCCCCCCCAAGCAGTCGTATTTTATCTAAAAGAAGATCTTATAACCGTAAAAGGAAATGTAGATCAGGCAAATCAGCTTCTCTATTTAGAACTTACCCTTAAAAAATTATCCTCCGTTTTAAAAGGAATTCCCGTATATTCCAATCGAAAGATCGGATCAGCGGATGAATCCAAAAAGACCTCCAATCAATTAGAATATTCTGATTTTATAATTATTGAATCCGGATCGGAAGCGGAATTTTTCTCCAAGATCTGCGATAGACTTCCTGATTCCAGAACGGGAGATCCGGAATGGGACGAGACCTGTTTTCTGGTTTTCGATGGTTTTGCACCTATGCTTGACCCGGCTCTTACGGAAGAATTGGTACTTCGTCACGA harbors:
- a CDS encoding PaaI family thioesterase, coding for MHVLSLSDSKPGFFKRILEKWKLFRFNRMIRNNWPVYHRLGPRFEFVSEDLLRLKVRFPFNNKTKGYNGFHFGGAIYAFVDPLYVYSISESLGPEYLVLDTKAEIDFLKASNQDLIAETKVSHEDIRSIREECGAKKKTSRIYQIEILDPDGQKVAIVKKTIYIRKLNPSFPITSRL
- a CDS encoding sensor histidine kinase, with amino-acid sequence MKNFYVAIRFRTKNFILSIKKHFQILREVKNNEEFIRSAYFEVYLILRYLFPFLFIVYIPFAVLDWTDFLKNSGYFPLLIYNSIFIPGCFLFTALLNFPILKNENSRRWITVAGTLFLTSAGTAMNLLIFQFGTDISLFAFTQLGIAVLLRYPDKTKKIIYFTNYAVFFVAMFWLGKNSSFLIQNFFFTMVMTVLLDLISFLTKVNSFHKEQSIRDLNRKLVMESIKKSEILRIAIHDLKSPVTGILSLVGLYTREPSHIPVNRVASSYADPPEILDHIDRTSRKILESIEDVLYLASSGDTETIENRIQKLNPELLLRSVACNLNFLFSSKNISVEDNLSEYNFYFQANPQILYRVFDNLLSNAAKFSPVNSEISLKSELVSEIYEKTLIIKIEDSGPGFQPEDEKDMFREFSILSAKPTGSESSSGIGLALAKKLLDRMGIRIRLGNSETLGGAQVILEFPQSKAK
- a CDS encoding putative peptidyl-prolyl cis-trans isomerase; the encoded protein is MSRKLALFSGLVSLSVFTSEIRPAESLNKIIATVGNQSISELDFDDAQDKYQKLTKYLKNEDMRKSLRTRIIDFLIDRAVVDSIAEDESIQVNEKRLESEIEKRMEFMGITSRKQFEKAVESSSGMSYELWYTELPYQIKKTQLMQYKVPNHPPSDKDIRTWYAQNREKVGFEVQYRQIAISPNNDSITEESRIHKEATEIKKNVLSDPASFGLIAGSPRNTDANLRARKGLMDWVSSFELYKTNRSVAVALSTVPVGSVSEVFRDERKRYCIVKVEGKRPTPLENVRQGIINLLGREKEDENFIKWVRESRSTVPIQIFDEAYKKENKIPDQQETFTLD
- a CDS encoding aspartate kinase: MANIIVQKYGGTSVGSPDRIRNVAGRIKRYHEEGNHVVVVVSAMGHTTDELVDLADKITKNPPKREMDMLLSTGEQVSISLLAMALWDIGVPAKSFTGSQIKMITDGNFSNAKIQGVDRSRIDAALNEGNVVIVAGFQGIDQNENITTLGRGGSDTSAVALAAVLGAKECEIYTDVDGVYTADPRVVPQATKHSQITYEEMLELASLGAGVLHSRSVELGMNYDVVIHVRSSFNNNPGTLVVNEDKIMEKLKVSGVTAKNDQARITIADVPDKPGLAAVLFGDLSSKDILVDVIVQSSPYNGRNTISFTIPKKDLGQALPILESFSNSQGAKKPEINEEISIVSAVGIGMKSHVGVAAQMFKALAEKEINIEMISTSEIKISCVIPRIHAETAVNKIHETFGLSKNG
- a CDS encoding pectin acetylesterase-family hydrolase — its product is MKDVKRIWLGGIVLALSVTSFYCSPDQNTNNTQDLALLGGLLETPEKGTGNLGGLDNTDPKAQNILDDLTSVVYGSYDVVYIPGAVCSNGTPYKIFVDRADGILDWLLGYSSRLLVYLEPGGACWDYESCTGQTGIRGAANPNGIPDNHMNFGAFIDPNVPGGSPNAVISPIILRNHPTGQNVKTSNWNKVFIPYCTGDVYSGNKVATYSDPTGQNPPITYRHVGAKNMELVIDWLKNNFNKPKEMFVSGCSAGGAGSLINYHFIRKALSPSKSYLLNDSGPIFPAPGFGNQWPLQQKIKDAWNTEYFIGKAQPDFPSVDIRADYGKISEALAQKYPNDKLAITLFRRDANYSMYSYARFYGLDENNPADKEYIISTLWAQDIENLKAQYDRYPNLEYFIPYYRSINESHCTSIVEFTGTEIENTGITLGTFINDYLLGSSTFRSFFESVNPNDANVTNFWFALVNLLL
- a CDS encoding sodium:solute symporter family protein, with amino-acid sequence MFSPIDWYLILAYIIFAFSVGLLLSSKAGESLSSYFVADRKLPWWWLGTSMVATTFAADTPLVITGMVAADGVGGNWLWWSWAIGYLIITVFFAASWRKAEVLTDVEFVELRYSGTGAAILRAAKAFFLSILFNSIILGWVFKAMSKITAPFLDWNVLLGSEVFGSISGAWPSFLILGDLNTTLTVLILFSVVVFYSSMGGIQGVILTDLFQFALGISGAVVFAVFAVQYVGGLEGLYSKLETLYPGKSESIISFWPRIGEEEHGLPLQVFLIFIGVQWWIQYHSDGSGYLAQRLHTAKTPRDAELGSLWFNIANFILRTWPWVLTGLVCLVVFPLHDADLFQPAGSVVQSDREIAYPVLMKIVLPAGCLGLVFVSLMAAFMSTADTHINWGASYLVNDLYLRFLKPNAGNKETVVAGRIAVVLMAGIAILVATQMNSIASAWKFFLAMASGLGLPQILRWIWWRANAWTELSGMGTALVLSFILYKVYPDVNADYLLFFTALGSVIVSILVTFLTAPVPDEVLDAFVNKLHPFGFWGRWGGVSARKNFYSRIRIWLLSIFSLYAWLFGIGYLLQLKYTLGTVFLIFGVISGLIVLKLWEKKDSVS
- a CDS encoding LytR/AlgR family response regulator transcription factor, translated to MRILIVEDDILSSRCLEILAKEFLNERIQSIHAVSDPESAAEFIRKNPLDLLFLDINLQGETGFKLLEIESRSFFQTVIVSSERDNAVKAFEFSVLDFLPKPITRERFGISIQRYLSSHPNVFSPKGIPLKKEEGINLIEPENIVFARSERNYARLFTKDGSVEKVRKTLDQLQKDLEAHGFFRAHRSYLVRLDEVKKILFKTPTTYRLLLHTDHSIPVSRSQGSKLLSIFKNSNHKVLGLP
- a CDS encoding bile acid:sodium symporter family protein, with protein sequence MQLGAVEKGLLPALLAIVMLGMGFGLAVGDFRRIFTTPLQTLVGTLGHFVIMPLAAYAVVLILGLEYELALGVILVGSCPSGTTSNLINYLAKGDVALAVVITALSTLLCPLLTPVIVAFFGSLLDSTGSSVMQISFVEMLKTVVVIIVLPISIGMAVKHKFPNFAQKIETPYKIFSILFLVFVVAFVTYKNRDNFIEMVLLVGFAVILHNTFGFIAGYFFPKILGIAEKQARTISIEVAIQNTTLGMTLAIQFFGPKVALPSAIFSIWMYIAGIMMALFWGYVVPLKEEKAA